A portion of the Pogoniulus pusillus isolate bPogPus1 chromosome 6, bPogPus1.pri, whole genome shotgun sequence genome contains these proteins:
- the LOC135176080 gene encoding D(1)-like dopamine receptor, whose protein sequence is MGNAAVGGGPRALRALTGCVLGALVLGTLVGNALVCLAVLRFRHLRAKVTNWFVLSLAVSDLCVALLVMPWKAVTEVAGGSWIFGSRFCDTWVAFDIMCSTASILHLCIISLDRYWAIASPFRYERRMTQRLACAMIATAWVLSILISFIPVQLHWHKAKDRRYPGSWMPGTPHCDISLNPTYAITSSLISFYIPVAIMIITYTRIYRIAQAQIRRISTLERAGGQWPAPGKEPTSSLRSSLRKETKVLQTLSIIMGVFVCCWLPFFLLNCLLPFCQPELKTDHEGQSPCVDQTTFNIFVWFGWANSSVNPVIYAFNTDFRRAFSNLLGCRRFCCGTSRSTVERVNFSNELVSCHHDTTCQKEGAASSSVPPTTVTAWVQPIHHVTSPEREHSSKETPVEKTSVTSQTQAAPGSSPKTHQVPAILQLYCEAELSLETITPCTWSSPALGHCDGPHHPVPEG, encoded by the coding sequence ATGGGGAACGCGGCGGTGGGTGGCGGTCCGCGGGCGCTGCGGGCCCTCACCGGGTGCGTGCTGGGCGCACTGGTGTTGGGCACGCTGGTGGGCAATGCGCTGGTGTGCCTGGCCGTCCTGCGATTCCGCCACCTGCGCGCCAAGGTCACCAACTGGTTCGTGCTGTCACTGGCTGTCTCGGACCTCTGCGTGGCGCTCCTGGTGATGCCCTGGAAGGCGGTCACTGAGGTGGCTGGCGGCTCCTGGATTTTTGGCAGCCGCTTTTGTGACACGTGGGTGGCCTTCGACATCATGTGCTCCACTGCCTCCATCCTCCACCTCTGCATCATCAGCCTAGACAGGTACTGGGCCATTGCCAGCCCCTTTCGCTATGAGCGCAGGATGACACAGCGTCTTGCCTGTGCCATGATAGCCACAGCCTGGGTCCTCTCCATCCTCATCTCCTTCATCCCAGTACAGCTACACTGGCATAAGGCCAAGGACAGGAGATACCCAGGTTCCTGGATGCCTGGCACACCCCACTGTGATATCAGCCTGAACCCCACGTATGCCATCACTTCCTCCCTGATCAGCTTCTACATCCCTGTGGCCATCATGATCATCACCTATACCAGAATCTATCGAATTGCCCAAGCCCAGATCCGCCGCATCTCCACCCTCGAGCGAGCAGGGGGGCAGTGGCCAGCTCCTGGCAAGGAGCCCACCTCCTCTTTGAGGAGTTCCCTCCGCAAGGAGACCAAGGTGCTGCAGACCCTCTCCATCATAATGGGAGTCTTTgtttgctgctggttgcctttcTTCTTACTCAACTGtttgctgcctttctgccaACCTGAGCTCAAGACAGACCATGAAGGACAATCACCCTGTGTTGACCAAACCacattcaacatctttgtgtgGTTTGGCTGGGCCAACTCCTCAGTGAATCCAGTGATCTATGCTTTCAACACAGACTTCAGGCGGGCTTTCAgcaacctcctgggctgccGGCGATTCTGCTGTGGCACATCCAGATCTACTGTAGAGAGGGTCAATTTCAGCAATGAGCTTGTTTCCTGTCACCATGACACTACCTGCCAGAAGGAAGGAGCTGCCTCATCATCAGTACCCCCCACTACTGTCACTGCCTGGGTGCAGCCCATACATCATGTCACAAGCCctgagagagagcacagcagtaAGGAGACACCTGTGGAGAAGACATCTGTGACTTCTCAGacacaggctgctcctggcagcagccccaagacTCATCAGGTGCCAGCTATTTTACAATTGTATTGTGAGGCAGAGCTATCCTTGGAAACTATCACCCCCTGTACTTGGTCATCCCCTGCACTTGGTCATTGTGATGGACCTCACCATCCTGTTCCAGAGGGATAA